The following coding sequences are from one Poecilia reticulata strain Guanapo linkage group LG18, Guppy_female_1.0+MT, whole genome shotgun sequence window:
- the LOC103480108 gene encoding bolA-like protein 2: protein MAVSADHIREKLIKELEAVHVDVEDTSPERCAASFKVLVVSAQFEGKPLLQRHRMVNMCLAEELKAIHAFEQKTLTPEHWDKLKQQ, encoded by the exons ATGGCGGTGTCAGCAGATCACATCCGGGAGAAGCTAATTAAGGAGCTCGAGGCAGTGCATGTG GACGTAGAGGATACCTCACCAGAaagatgtgcagccagcttCAAAGTCCTGGTGGTGTCGGCGCAGTTTGAGGGGAAACCATTGTTACAAAGACACAG GATGGTGAACATGTGTCTGGCAGAGGAGCTGAAGGCAATCCATGCGTTTGAACAGAAGACCCTCACACCAGAACACTGGGACAAGTTGAAGCAACAGTGA